One Arvicanthis niloticus isolate mArvNil1 chromosome 13, mArvNil1.pat.X, whole genome shotgun sequence genomic window carries:
- the Tamalin gene encoding protein TAMALIN isoform X1: protein MTLRRLRKLQQKEEATAAPDPAGRAPDSEAARSAPTPSGPPAAAAPPGAPGEELYAALEDYHPAELYRALAVSGGTLPRRKGSGFRWKNFTQSPEQQRKVLTLEKGDNQTFGFEIQTYGLHHREEQRVEMVTFVCRVHESSPAQLAGLTPGDTIASVNGLNVEGIRHREIVDIIKASGNVLRLETLYGTSIRKAELEARLQYLKQTLYEKWGEYRSLMVQEQRLVHGLVVKDPSIYDTLESVRSCLYGAGLLPGSLPFGPLLAAPGGARGGARRAGGDTDDAVYHTCFFGGAEPQALPPPPPPARAPGPSSAETPASVLCPAPRATLSRSASVRCAGPGGGGGGGAPGALWTEAREQALCGAGLRKTKYRSFRRRLLKFIPGLNRSLEEEESQL, encoded by the exons ATGACCCTCCGCCGACTCAGGAAGCTGCAGCAGAAGGAGGAGGCGACGGCCGCGCCGGACCCCGCTGGCCGGGCTCCGGACTCCGAAGCCGCTCGCTCCGCGCCGACCCCCTCCGGCCCCCCGGCTGCTGCCGCTCCGCCCGGAGCCCCCGGGGAGGAGCTGTACGCAGCACTGGAGGACTATCACCCTGCCGAGCTATACCGCGCGCTCGCCGTGTCCGGGGGCACCCTGCCCCGCCGAAAG GGCTCAGGATTTCGTTGGAAGAATTTCACTCAGAGTCCTGAACAGCAACG GAAGGTTCTGACTTTGGAGAAGGGAGACAACCAGACCTTTGGCTTCGAGATTCAG ACTTATGGCCTTCATCACCGAGAAGAGCAGCGCGTAGAGATGGTGACCTTCGTCTGCCGAGTTCATGAGTCCAGCCCTGCCCAGCTGGCTGGGCTCACGCCAG GGGATACCATCGCCAGTGTCAATGGTCTCAACGTGGAAGGCATCCGGCACCGGGAGATTGTCGATATCATCAAGGCATCAGGGAACGTACTCAG ACTGGAAACTCTATATGGGACGTCCATTCGGAAGGCAGAACTGGAGGCACGCCTGCAGTACCTTAAG CAAACCCTGTACGAGAAGTGGGGAGAATACAGGTCGCTTATGGTACAGGAGCAGCGGCTAGTGCATG GCCTGGTGGTGAAGGACCCGAGCATCTATGACACACTGGAGTCCGTGCGCTCCTGCCTCTACGGCGCAGGCCTGCTTCCAGGCTCGCTGCCCTTTGGGCCTCTGCTCGCTGCGCCTGGGGGTGCCCGCGGAGGCGCGCGGCGGGCCGGAGGGGACACCGACGACGCCGTGTACCACACGTGCTTCTTTGGGGGCGCCGAACCGCAGGCGCTGCCACCCCCGCCGCCCCCTGCGCGCGCGCCAGGCCCGAGCTCCGCCGAGACCCCGGCGTCCGTGCTGTGTCCCGCACCCCGCGCCACGCTCAGCCGCAGCGCCAGTGTGCGGTGCGCAGGCCCGGGCGGGGGTGGCGGCGGGGGCGCGCCGGGCGCGCTCTGGACTGAGGCCCGCGAGCAGGCCCTGTGCGGCGCCGGCCTACGCAAGACCAAGTACCGCAGCTTCCGCAGGCGGCTGCTCAAGTTCATCCCCGGACTCAACCGCTccctggaggaagaggagagccaGCTGTAG
- the Tamalin gene encoding protein TAMALIN isoform X2 — MVTFVCRVHESSPAQLAGLTPGDTIASVNGLNVEGIRHREIVDIIKASGNVLRLETLYGTSIRKAELEARLQYLKQTLYEKWGEYRSLMVQEQRLVHGLVVKDPSIYDTLESVRSCLYGAGLLPGSLPFGPLLAAPGGARGGARRAGGDTDDAVYHTCFFGGAEPQALPPPPPPARAPGPSSAETPASVLCPAPRATLSRSASVRCAGPGGGGGGGAPGALWTEAREQALCGAGLRKTKYRSFRRRLLKFIPGLNRSLEEEESQL; from the exons ATGGTGACCTTCGTCTGCCGAGTTCATGAGTCCAGCCCTGCCCAGCTGGCTGGGCTCACGCCAG GGGATACCATCGCCAGTGTCAATGGTCTCAACGTGGAAGGCATCCGGCACCGGGAGATTGTCGATATCATCAAGGCATCAGGGAACGTACTCAG ACTGGAAACTCTATATGGGACGTCCATTCGGAAGGCAGAACTGGAGGCACGCCTGCAGTACCTTAAG CAAACCCTGTACGAGAAGTGGGGAGAATACAGGTCGCTTATGGTACAGGAGCAGCGGCTAGTGCATG GCCTGGTGGTGAAGGACCCGAGCATCTATGACACACTGGAGTCCGTGCGCTCCTGCCTCTACGGCGCAGGCCTGCTTCCAGGCTCGCTGCCCTTTGGGCCTCTGCTCGCTGCGCCTGGGGGTGCCCGCGGAGGCGCGCGGCGGGCCGGAGGGGACACCGACGACGCCGTGTACCACACGTGCTTCTTTGGGGGCGCCGAACCGCAGGCGCTGCCACCCCCGCCGCCCCCTGCGCGCGCGCCAGGCCCGAGCTCCGCCGAGACCCCGGCGTCCGTGCTGTGTCCCGCACCCCGCGCCACGCTCAGCCGCAGCGCCAGTGTGCGGTGCGCAGGCCCGGGCGGGGGTGGCGGCGGGGGCGCGCCGGGCGCGCTCTGGACTGAGGCCCGCGAGCAGGCCCTGTGCGGCGCCGGCCTACGCAAGACCAAGTACCGCAGCTTCCGCAGGCGGCTGCTCAAGTTCATCCCCGGACTCAACCGCTccctggaggaagaggagagccaGCTGTAG